Genomic segment of Arachis hypogaea cultivar Tifrunner chromosome 11, arahy.Tifrunner.gnm2.J5K5, whole genome shotgun sequence:
aagaccattaaaatcttaaaaattaaattgtgGGTGGCATGCAAATTTCAAgaccaaattaaatatatattatctcATGATCAAAACTTTATAATCATCGtaactaatataattataatcacCGTAGAATTAACCATATGTTAATCATCTTGATTCTTAAATTAGTTATGGTTGGTGGCCTGGTAGTCTGGTACTTGTAAAAAAAAATGGCAATCATGCATATTGCACCTTTCTATGTAAAATATTAAATGGCCATAATGAATAAAGGCCGTTgccttttttgttattttttattttcgtttttcacgcaaattttatctttaattttgaagaaaattttCATAAGtccatctttaaaaaaaaaaatttcttgcatTCAGTAAAATTATTAGCAATATTacgtaattaataaaatttattatttttaattaatattttaaattttaaatcataatacTATAAAAATAAAGTATATGTTGACTAAATATTGACTAATATTAATTACTAACATTTCtctaaaattcttttaaaatgaaaaaattatgtACTAATTTTTTTCTTCGCCTTAAACAATCCTATTTCAGGCGGTTTAAAACAGATCTAGAGGTAAATATTCCAGTTTAGTTCAATATTGTAGAATTCGCATAATAAATTTGAGTTATTCGATCAATCAAAAGATATATCCCTGAAAAAGttgtcttcctcctcctcttccatgCATGCATCCAGAAAATCCCTCTTATTAGGTATACAAAGAGACCGACATAATTAGATGATGGGCTTAATTCCaatataccaatatataataattaatagaattttTATCTCACCTTATAACCTTAATCAATAATAATCAAAAGTCAGAAActagaagaaaataataataatttaactttGGTAAATattctctctttagttttttctTAAACTTTGTACGTCATCACCTCAATTTCTAAGCTTGTACGAACTTGTTCAGAACTTGTTACACGACTGAgataaaaacaaaagagaaagaaaaatataagttCTCTTCTTTATGTCATCTATGTTgaatacaaaataatatattattttacattattttagtttttacaaAGAATCTAAGTTAAGTTTTCTTATAATATAGAAAAATGATTGTTGCATTATTTTTTGTatgtgccttttttttttttttattttataaaattttatcctTTCTTACCTTTTATACAACAGTCACTTTTTATACAAAAATAgtgtctaaaattaaaaatttaaaaaaataatgcatatataatttttcataaaaatattcaaaaaataaaaaataaaaaaccatcAAACAATTTCGTTTCATGCGTCTATAccgaataagtaaataaataaaccacTTCATTCAAATTTATTACTTCACTTATGAATTTCTTCATTGgaaaatcataataatttatttttcaataaaataaaataataataaggaCAGCATATCACACTGAAATAGTAAGTGTGAATAGAAACAGTTGGAATTATAATCACAGTATCTGAACCCAAATACCATGGCTTGGGACTTCTTGGTGGACCACGAATAATAAATAGAAACCGGGTGGTGCAAGAACGGCTGAACCGGGCATGGTCACATCAACTTCGTAACTCAATTTCCCAACATCTCTAACGTCACTTGGATCCAACACCAACAACCTCTGGTTCATGGAGAATGAGTGAGTGTTAAAAGGTGGCGCAACCATTGTAACCGCCACCGAATTCCGAACCAATGCCGCTGTGACCCCAAACCGCAACGTTAGCTTCTGACCGTACTTAACCTTTGTTTGGGACTGAAGAGTAGGAGCTATGATTTTGGGACGAACATCTTCAAAGCGGGGATCCAAATAAGTAGGAGAATAAGCTTCCAATCTCAACTCCGTTGGGAAGGTCACATTGTTGAAACTGTAACCCGCGTGAGGGTTGCTTCCAGCCACCAAGACTCTACCATCGCGAAGCAAAATCGCGGTGGAGTGATAAACCCTAGGAATGTTTGATGGATTCTGTACCTCGAACCTCGAACCGGCCCGGCCATAAGTCTTGTAAAGAAACGGATTGAGAACCGGTTCGCGGCCGAACTCCCACCCGGCAGTTCCAAGAGCTATACCGTTGATGAGCAAAACGTTGCCGTTTGGGAGAATCACCATGTCGTTCATGGCCCTTCCACTCGGCATGGTTTCCATCTCCCACTTCGGGTTCGAGTCTGTTATCGTGATCCTTCCACAGGTGTTCAATGCTGGAATGAACTTTCCTGTTTTAGCTTGCTCGAAAGAACCTTTGGGGGCTCCGCCGCAGACCAAGACCTCAGCCTCCACATTCGGCTTACTCAAGTTCCTGAGAGGGAGCAACACGGCGGAGCCGGTGCTAGGATAGTTTCTCGGCTCTCCACCAGGAATGGTAGGGTAGGTTCTTTCGATAGTGGATTTCTGGTAATTGAATAGAATAGCGCGGTTGTTTGCAAAGATGAAAAGGTTACCGTCAACGTTGAGGAAGACGAAAGGGTACAAGTTGTTCTCAGCACCTGGATCATTTGTTTGTTGGAGGAAGGGTAAGGTGTATGTGTTACTATCCGTGGCATCTTTCTTGGGATAGAATTCATAGTTGAATTGACTTGTACCTCCGATTATTATCTGCCGTCCATCTGGCAAGATGTGATTGGTTGCGTACCATCGTCTAACTAATAGTCCGTTTTCATGTTCCCGCCAGTCGCAGTTAGGGCACGGGGTGAAGGTCCTGACGACACACTCGCCGTCATTGTAACCGCCGGTTTGGACCAATGTGCCGTCCGGCATCACCGCACCCGAGGAGCACCACGTGTCGGTTTCCACAAATAGGGCGCGGTAGCTGTTGGCAGCGACATCGTATTCGATTGAGTGTGCCGTGCAGTCGTTTTTAACGACCATCTCTCGCGGATTTCTACGGCATCTGGCGTTGGGTAATGAGAGATTGGATAATCCAAAGTTGGTGCGGTCGAAGATTACGACATGGTCGTTGTGGAGAAGCTGTATGTGCATAGCCACAATGCCAATGCTTTTCTGTAGGAGCTGCCACTCTCCGCCCCTGTCAGTCACTTCAACAGGCGGCAGTGACAAGAACGTGGCGGTTGCAGCTGTGAAGAGAATAACAATAAAGTAATGGAAAAAGAGAACTTGGAAATACATAGTATAAGTCATTGGACGTACAAATCGAAATACTTAGATGGGGAGAATGGTGAGAATGATAAAAAGTGTATTGTGGTAATTACAATAGAATTGAAAGATGTGTGATATAAATAGTAGAGAAGAGATGTGAAGTTTGAGGATTGAAGAGTGTAAACGTGTGAATACACACAAGTATGATTGTATGAATTGGAAATTGGAACgacaagttatttatttattttctggtGACTAGGGAatagttattattttataaaataatatgacTATTATCTtctattaaaataactaaaattattttaaatctcAATAAATAATATACTGTTGTGATAAGAATAGTTACCCATTAATAATATGGGCGTCTAAGTTTTTAGGTTAATTACATTGTGCATTTCAttacttatctttttttttttgttgactcATTATTTATCTTGTTTACCTATAATTTAtactacaaataaaataaataatatagttTTGTTACTTATTTTTACAATTGTATATTAATAAGTATCCCACATTAAAATTGTATATTAATTGTATATTAAAATCCGTAACACTTTAAAATTGTATATTAATAAGTATCCCACATTTGGAAAATGCGACTTTTATTAGTCCTAGGTCAAATTTTTCTCTCACATCCGTTAAtaatataagatttttttaattttaaaaaatataatattcacCATTGATGGAGATTAATTACCTAAACCAATTTCAAATATGATATTGACCACAATTAAAAAGATACAATGTCCACTAGTTATTATAGCATTAGCAATTTAGCATGGCATTCATAATAGTACCTCGTTAATAGTTTtgtgattttgaaaacttaaaaagtcATATTGACTCAGATATCAAAGACCAAAAATTTACATTACCTTTTCtaatttaagtaaaaaatttgtcattaaaatattatttattttttaaactaatcattaaaaaatataaataaatagtatGTTAAGTAAcatcataatatatatttaataattttaattggttattaatatgataaatttataaaattaaattaaattaattttaaactaaaaaaatttaatatttcaaaatctctcataatttaaaattaatttaatttatttatataaatttatcatattaacAGTTAATTAGAATTATTAAGTAGACTATAATCAGTGTAATATAATTTAATGTGCTAAATTAGTAAATATTGATGTTATTAGTAACGAAAATTATAGAAGTActaacataattaatttaaaatttttaaaaaataaattgaattaaaaaaatcttttaaaaattaatttaaaaaatgaataatctttaaaaaaaattgaccattttttattttgtaaggaCAATATAAGACCAATGAAACACAAAAGGTTACTACGCAAAATGTGTCGTATTGATTGAAAcgaacaaaatataaaattgaaattgTTTTTATAAgaccaaataaataaaaatatatttttaaaaaaataataatctggTAATAAAACAATTTTATTGATATGTATGCGTCTTTGAGGCTCTCTTGTTCCAATATATAATCACCATGCATgtaataagattgaaattataattttaagttgttatgttgaatttcattttaattataataatttaattaataaaagaataacttgtatgcgttgtttttcttttcttaatatagtgttaattgtattaactataaaatagttatttaatctacttttttcaataaatcaggcatatatactcaatatgaccataaataatctagtaatactcAATATGATTTTATAAGTTCTCCTTTTCCGGATTAGAATCCAAtaacatctaattaaaaaaaaaagacgaattaaaagcataaaattaaagataaataaatgaaacaacataataataataataataataataataataataataataataataataataataataataataataataatacaaattaaCTACGCACCAAATAAGTtagctttttcatttgtttgcCTCAATATATCAGCATGATCGAGAAAATTGAAATGATTGTCAAGAATGTTACGATCATCGATCGTATTTACTATACGTGACTCCTTCTTAAAGGTTATTCTACACACATGTGTAGTCGGAAGATAAATTCCGCTTGATTCCTCAATCAGAAAATTTGAAAAGACATAAACTTTCCCCTCGATCAGATCATTCTCAAACATCTTTGCCAAATAATTCTTCACTGAACAATGGATTTTATCACactgtaaaacaaattaaaaacgaAGACTATTAGCACTTACAACTCTATTAAATCGCATTGTGGTTGATTCCTCCAAGAGTTTACTCACGAAATAAAGTTAAAATGTgaacagtaaatatatataaactggacctagcatcacttgaagAAATCATGTGGAATAATCAACCTACCTTATCATCCATGAGAACCATTTTTAGATAAGCTGTCTTactcttgtcaaatttggatggaactttccataaccttataatctttgcctttattttccaaatcttttcattacataatctactACAGGTAATACTGTTGATAGAATCATACTTGTagtcatttagtatgaaaaataataaagagaaaaagaaatacgaATAAGGTACGAATTTTGTAGAtgaaaaataattgaaacaatTGACTATtacgatttatatatatatatactaattacaaacgatatgaatttttaatggagatacttgatattaatagaaaaaaattatataaatagaaattatttaatttcaatttcatgtaACAAAATAGtggtttttaaaaattatgaaatcTTTTTTTGACACATGTATTATGCCATACGTATAAATTATACGGGTTAttatataaattcatatatatgaataataaaatagtttaatagtatatattttttacattaattatatgccaatatttaaaaaaaagagataaagaaaagagatatataaatatatataatattattgttatatatgaagcaGTTTTGTATTGTTttaattatagagacttactataattatataaaatttaatttgaggaAATAATTTCCATTGCCataaataatatacaaaaattgttagtatattatcttctttatggttaattgaatttatcaatgatttttccgtgtaaatcgttattacccagtttttaataattacttaatatacaaaatttgaaattgaaaattgttattactaattcaattaactggttaattgagtaataattgtcaaattattaagatgcaaaatcattgatttactcaattgattttcatatattatttatatttcaagtaataatttgaaattatattatttacccagttaataatactgttattaaaaattattttttgcattgatttttaaatcaattattaaataattatttttgttaagataattgtttataaattatttcaaattatattttgttaagatataattatttagattattactcatgacacgggtataatttcattttataccaattaatcaattataattatatgacacgggtgtaatttcaattttatctacGGATTATTTTTCGTAATAATATACAACATATTATTTACCgtgataatttgatttgattgatttctaattatttacgtacataaatgattaaaatatataacataaatattgtaattattataattctatgatataattataattaacatattttatcataattaaatattgatttgatataattataatgaaaatactttctcaaaataatataatctactattattcatccactaattatttggcaataaaccttaatatgattttttacatTCTCGCTATGGAAAATAACTACTTAGATATACCAAATAATATGTAACATATTACTACCTGTATAAGTTAAGGCACAAAGACAGAATTTAATTAAGGTGATTGAAActttcaccaaacagaatatgacctcaatcgaataaaaaaggtactcgattttgcattaattagctagtcgaagaaataacatactcattcattattcattatattttttaaataatatatagaaaacatatatcctgtgtataaaaatgtgactattagtaattttattaataaacctttttttaaactattactaatttcaattttaatagaaaatctgAGGAAATAATTTCGcttgccataaataatatactaaaactgttagtatattatcttctatatggttaattgaatttatcaatgatttttccgtgtaaatcgttattacccagtttttaataactacttaatatacaaaacttgaaattggaaattgttattactaattcaattaactggttaattgagtaataattgtcaaattaatTAAGGTACAAAATCATTGATTTACTCAAtagattttcatatattatttatatttcaagtaataatttgaaattatattatttacctagttaataatactattattaataattattttttgcattgatttttaaattaattattaaataattatttttgttaacataattttttataaattattttaaattatagtttgttaagatataattatttagattattattcATGGCACGagtataatttcattttataccaattaatcaattataattatatgacacgggtgtaatttcaattttatccaccgattattggcaaataaattttattccaattataaataaaatatgtttcTATTGGCAAATAAATTATCTTTAGGTCAACGATTTAATATAGGTGTAggtttatttttttgtcaaatataatgaaaatacaaataaagaaataaataataaaaataaacttaataatatctgacactacttcattttattaaattatttaaaaatagcacatccacaaaaaataatggtaatatataaattgaggcaataatttaaaattctataattataatttaatcaaatactaatagtaaaaccaaattacctaaacaatattgaacctattctagtccttagtcacctatagtatagaatcattcttgtaacaacaaccaactgaaataacatcgtaagtttcaatatttagaattcgtgcaaaatcataccatcctcttgttagataagcttcattatccgctatccatgcaatgcggcaaggtatagaattgccacaccgagaaaccaaactaactcttattcccctcaatggcattgcatgcatgcatgcaaaagaaagatggtaatttctgaaaaaaatcaaaatatgttaaaaagttattctaataatgaacagcttaaactaagaaaatttaaatatattaccaatcgttaAAAATGCATATCTGAATGTCACAaatttagcaaaactgaactgaaactgaggaaattcaatttcattatgtgctccacttcgaAGATTTTCGGGCAAACGTAAAAAGCATGGAGGAgatggaacttgaacttgcccTATAAAGTTCTATGGAtgcaattcctcaatcaaaaatcgaGTTCCTCCTAGAaaatctaactttaaccacattccattgggttggtcataataggtgagtagatccaaccatcaTTCGGTAAAGTAGAGACTATTGCCTTTTCTTTGAAtgcttacatccatgtagttggaacccgaatcagtgaagacaactcgatgaggtatttcatggatgtgatgcattgtaaatgattgtggcaaaagacaatcaaactggaacattagacgataagaa
This window contains:
- the LOC112720413 gene encoding aldehyde oxidase GLOX-like produces the protein MTYTMYFQVLFFHYFIVILFTAATATFLSLPPVEVTDRGGEWQLLQKSIGIVAMHIQLLHNDHVVIFDRTNFGLSNLSLPNARCRRNPREMVVKNDCTAHSIEYDVAANSYRALFVETDTWCSSGAVMPDGTLVQTGGYNDGECVVRTFTPCPNCDWREHENGLLVRRWYATNHILPDGRQIIIGGTSQFNYEFYPKKDATDSNTYTLPFLQQTNDPGAENNLYPFVFLNVDGNLFIFANNRAILFNYQKSTIERTYPTIPGGEPRNYPSTGSAVLLPLRNLSKPNVEAEVLVCGGAPKGSFEQAKTGKFIPALNTCGRITITDSNPKWEMETMPSGRAMNDMVILPNGNVLLINGIALGTAGWEFGREPVLNPFLYKTYGRAGSRFEVQNPSNIPRVYHSTAILLRDGRVLVAGSNPHAGYSFNNVTFPTELRLEAYSPTYLDPRFEDVRPKIIAPTLQSQTKVKYGQKLTLRFGVTAALVRNSVAVTMVAPPFNTHSFSMNQRLLVLDPSDVRDVGKLSYEVDVTMPGSAVLAPPGFYLLFVVHQEVPSHGIWVQIL